DNA from Luteolibacter yonseiensis:
GGCCCGCCAACGAAAATGAATCCAGATAAGAAAATCATCATCAACGGCCTCTTGGATCGCGTCAACGCGTCTCCTTACCTGATCGTCATCGATTACACCGGCCTCACCGTGCAACAATTCACGGAACTCCGCAACCGTCTCGGTGCGGGTGGTGCGAGCTGCACCGTCGCGAAGAACAGCTACATGCGCAAGGCTCTCGCCGAAGCCGGTCTCCCGGACATCGGTGCGGACCTCGTCGGCCAGATGGCCTACGTCATGGGCGACTCGGAAGTTTTCGCCGCGGCGAAGGCGATCAAGAATTTCGAAAAGGAATTCAAGAAGCCCGAGATGAAGGTTGGCATCCTTGGCAACGCGGTCCTCGACACCGCGGCGCTTCAAAGCATCGCCGACATCCCATCCCGCGAAGCGGTTCTTTCCCAACTTCTCGCAACCATCCTCGAGCCTGCGACCCGCATCGCCCGCGTGGTCAAGAACAAGTTCGATCCCGATGGCGACGATTCGGCGGAGTCCACGGAAGCACCGGCTGCCGAAGCCGAGGCCGCGCCTGCCGAATAACAAATTCACGGTAGCGGCGGCCGCAAACCGCCGCTACTTTCAAAAAATCTGAACTGACGGTGGGGGCGGCTCCCAAACCCACCCGAACCCATAATGGTTCCTCGTCGGAGCGGCGGCTGCCGCCCTGAAATCTCCGGAGGCTCCGGAGGCGACGATACCGCACAAGGAGAATACAAAAATGGCTAACATTGATACACTCGTAGAAGAACTCGGCAAGCTCACCGTTCTGGAAGCTGTCGCTCTTGTCAAACAACTCGAAGAAACCTGGGGCGTCTCCGCCGCTGCACCAGTCGGCGTCGCCGGTCCTGCTGCTGTTGC
Protein-coding regions in this window:
- the rplJ gene encoding 50S ribosomal protein L10 yields the protein MNPDKKIIINGLLDRVNASPYLIVIDYTGLTVQQFTELRNRLGAGGASCTVAKNSYMRKALAEAGLPDIGADLVGQMAYVMGDSEVFAAAKAIKNFEKEFKKPEMKVGILGNAVLDTAALQSIADIPSREAVLSQLLATILEPATRIARVVKNKFDPDGDDSAESTEAPAAEAEAAPAE